From Acropora muricata isolate sample 2 unplaced genomic scaffold, ASM3666990v1 scaffold_713, whole genome shotgun sequence, the proteins below share one genomic window:
- the LOC136906665 gene encoding uncharacterized protein, which yields MVSEVVGKGDQSSDDVAFQSPSREQVSSGDTDETSTVSSQASCHSIPENEISIWSDEVQVQQEKRKVLNDTVQTLTDGQTSPILSTLNTTWDDISSTQQKYYQRKAKETIMAVLSVISPGQEEKLWHAVRKEATIGSAQESSTRRKSFDPSSPIIDSLVKAYEQATSWQTKRQILSIFANDFTRPELTNLISSLTKWKIDQARQHACDIGKGQTLVSEPVHRRRISTSQVQHFVDFISRPEMVQDVAFGTKTLKLDSGDSIIIPAVVRTMIPSRIIEQYQSYCTQNSFEPAGQRSLYRMIDVCAASLQTSLQGLDNTTAEGTDAVDNMNDLVDTLGNLGSSDQFTKLAHQGIKEAKRYLKTEFKGHVGREKIYADHCTTYALNDPSEETFQRPCDTSHNVECKSCISLEKVMETITAEIDSVNADQEIKERMKHECKQYIESINAWKAHLLRTVNQEEARQDALAALDEHSCLIVMDWAMKFLPLRYRERMSEFFGKRGKSWHVSAVITRRIAGELEVECFVHIFESCTQNSFAVASIIENLLAKIKREYPQVDSAFFRSDNAGCYHSGALLLSLHEIGKRTGITPLRYDFSDPQSGKDICDRKTAPMKSHIRRWVNEKHDVLTALDMKTALESHGGLKGCRIAVVKIDPVAENASPPNKIPGISLLNNFAFTKNGIRVWRAYNVGLGKVLLYKDLNVQTQQDTNLAVIHDFGPKHQTGSISSSQVQRTEIFSCNEITCVLTFKSLEEAEAHMDTGKHVKASEYESVYDSAKKMWAERVTEVNLVSSGEVDSSVDTVQSDPSQYSAKKGWALKSTKRGNRMGENVRSYLTEKFNEGVLGGPKADANQVAKEMKVLRGEDGRLVFKPDEWRTAKQIASFFSRLSALQRRGEANDGQDDTEEEDLVAIENEYIIHSFCEAVIDDMGVVNHPIILDETNICDLVRTGDLNQLKVSKLKEICLQGHLETPGHQNRRKTFVDPLVNYAKRCSCQEL from the exons ATGGTTTCAGAA GTTGTTggtaaaggagaccaatctagCGATGATGTTGCTTTTCAATCACCAAGCCGTGAACAAGTGTCTTCAGGTGATACAGATGAAACTTCAACAGTTTCCTCACAGGCGTCCTGTCACAGTATCCCTGAAAATGAGATAAGTATTTGGTCTGACGAAGTACAGGTACAGCAAGAAAAACGTAAGGTATTGAATGACACAGTTCAAACTCTTACTGATGGCCAAACAAGTCCAATTTTATCCACTCTGAACACAACATGGGATGATATCTCGTCAACACAGCAAAAATACTACCAAAGGAAAGCCAAAGAGACGATTATGGCGGTGCTGAGTGTTATTAGCCCTGGCCAGGAAGAGAAATTATGGCATGCTGTACGAAAAGAAGCAACTATTGGCTCTGCTCAAGAGTCCTCTACCAGACGAAAAAGCTTTGATCCTTCATCTCCCATTATCGATTCTCTTGTAAAGGCATATGAGCAAGCAACGTCTTGGCAAACAAAGAGGCAGATCCTTTCAATCTTTGCCAATGATTTCACACGCCCGGAGTTGACTAACTTGATCTCTTCATTGACTAAATGGAAGATTGACCAGGCCAGGCAGCATGCATGCGACATTGGAAAAGGACAGACTTTGGTTTCTGAACCTGTTCATCGAAGACGCATTTCTACATCACAAGTTCAACATTTTGTTGATTTCATCTCTCGTCCAGAAATGGTACAAGATGTTGCCTTCGGTACCAAGACTCTAAAGCTTGACTCGGGAGACTCCATTATCATACCTGCCGTCGTACGAACTATGATTCCATCAAGAATAATAGAACAATATCAGAGTTATTGCACACAGAACAGTTTTGAACCTGCTGGCCAACGATCCTTATATAGAATGATTGACGTATGTGCGGCATCACTTCAGACATCACTACAAGGTCTGGATAACACGACAGCCGAAGGAACTGATGCTGTTGATAATATGAATGACCTTGTTGATACTCTCGGTAACCTTGGATCAAGTGATCAGTTTACCAAACTAGCACACCAGGGAATAAAGGAGGCAAAAAGGTACCTCAAGACAGAGTTCAAAGGTCATGTGGGTCGCGAGAAAATCTATGCAGATCATTGTACAACCTATGCACTGAATGACCCAAGTGAGGAGACGTTCCAAAGACCGTGTGATACCAGTCACAATGTTGAGTGCAAGTCCTGTATCTCTCTCGAAAAGGTTATGGAAACGATCACAGCCGAGATAGATAGTGTGAATGCTGACCAAGAGATAAAAGAAAGGATGAAACATGAATGCAAGCAGTACATTGAATCCATTAATGCCTGGAAAGCACATTTACTGCGCACAGTTAACCAGGAAGAGGCAAGGCAAGATGCTTTAGCTGCACTAGATGAACACTCATGCTTAATAGTTATGGACTGGGCAATGAAGTTCTTGCCTCTACGTTATCGTGAAAGGATGAGCGAGTTTTTCGGAAAACGAGGAAAGAGCTGGCACGTTAGTGCAGTGATAACCAGGAGAATTGCTGGAGAATTGGAAGTTGAATGTTTTGTACATATATTTGAGTCATGTACTCAAAACAGTTTTGCTGTGGCATCAATAATTGAGAATCTACTTGCCAAGATCAAGAGAGAATATCCCCAGGTGGACAGTGCATTTTTCAGATCTGACAACGCAGGCTGTTACCACAGTGGTGCATTACTTCTAAGTCTTCATGAGATCGGAAAACGCACGGGAATCACACCTCTACGATATGACTTCTCTGATCCACAATCAGGGAAGGATATTTGTGACAGGAAAACTGCCCCCATGAAGTCTCACATCAGAAGATGGGTGAACGAAAAGCATGACGTACTTACCGCCCTTGACATGAAGACTGCTCTTGAGTCTCATGGTGGACTTAAGGGATGCCGTATTGCTGTTGTTAAAATTGATCCAGTTGCTGAAAATGCAAGCCCACCTAACAAGATACCGGGAATAAGTCTGCTCAATAACTTTGCTTTCACTAAAAATGGAATTCGTGTTTGGCGTGCATATAATGTAGGCCTTGGAAAAGTGCTGTTGTATAAAGACCTAAATGTGCAGACTCAACAAGATACCAATTTGGCAGTTATTCATGATTTTGGTCCAAAACACCAAACTGGGTCCATATCAAGTTCTCAAGTTCAAAGAACAGAAATATTCTCATGCAATGAAATCACCTGCGTTCTTACTTTCAAGTCACTTGAAGAGGCTGAGGCCCACATGGACACTGGCAAACACGTCAAAGCAAGTGAATACGAATCTGTGTATGACTCAGCCAAAAAGATGTGGGCAGAAAGAGTTACAGAAGTAAATTTGGTTTCAAGTGGGGAAGTAGACAGCTCGGTAGACACTGTGCAATCAGACCCCTCTCAGTACTCTGCCAAGAAAGGCTGGGCATTGAAGTCGACTAAAAGGGGAAACCGAATGGGAGAAAATGTAAGATCGTATCTCACCGAGAAGTTTAATGAAGGAGTGTTAGGAGGCCCAAAAGCAGATGCCAATCAAGTTGCCAAGGAAATGAAGGTCCTTCGAGGTGAAGATGGGAGGTTAGTCTTCAAACCAGATGAGTGGAGAACAGCCAAACAAATCGCAAGCTTTTTTTCTCGCTTGTCTGCTCTTCAACGTCGAGGTGAAGCTAACGATGGACAGGACGATACTGAAGAAGAAGACTTGGTGGCTATAGAGAATGAGTATATTATTCACTCATTTTGTGAGGCTGTCATTGACGACATGGGCGTTGTGAATCACCCTATCATACTAGACGAAACTAATATATGTGACTTAGTGCGCACCGGAGACCTAAACCAACTGAAAGTTTCCAAACTCAAGGAAATTTGTCTTCAGGGACACTTAGAAACACCAGGCCACCAAAATCGAAGGAAAACATTTGTTGATCCACTTGTAAATTACGCTAAACGATGTTCTTGCCAGGAACTGTAA